Below is a window of Christensenella minuta DNA.
GGCATAGATGATCCCTCCTAAGATATGCGAATCCACCTTGTACATCGCGTCCATGATGCGCTTCAAATACTCTACCCCCGCCCGGCGGACTCCCTCGTCCGCCGACGCGGTGTTATACTGCGGCGGAAGGCCGATACAGGCGGTGATTTCGACCCCGTTTTCCTGCGCCGCACGTTTGATATCGAAAAGCTCTGCGTCCGTTCTCTGCGCAAGGCCCCCCGCCGCCACCTCGAGGACGTCGAACCCCAGCCCCGCCGCCTTTTCGCAGTAGGATGCGTAATCTGCGTCCCACTCCCGTTCCCAATATGCGAAATATGTACCGAATTTCATTCCTCTTCTCCTTACTGCGCCGTTACGTTCAGGATTACCTTCTGTACGTCGTCCTTATGTTCTTCGATGTATTGATACGCCTCCGCTGTTTGCTCCAGAGGGAACTCTTTGCTGATAAGGGCCTTCAGGTCCACCTTCCCGCCGCGTACAAGCCCAATCGCCTCAAGGTAGTCTTCCTCTGTATACATCAGCGTTCCGACCAGGGAATATTCCCGATCCTGCACGTTCGCCAGATTGACTGCCGCACGGTTCCCATACACACCCACGATGACGATATTGATCCCTTTTCTCACAATATCCAGGGCTTGGTTAAGCGCCTTTTCGTTCGCGCTGCATTCGTAGACCACATCCGCCCCGTCTTCGCCAAATTTCTCGCGCATCACCTGCGCGGCATCTTCATTTTTAATGTTCACAGGATAGTCGAGCCCGCACTTCTTAGCCATTTCAAGCTTATAATCCGATACATCCGTAACCATGACGGCGGCGGCTCCAAGGCCTTTTGCACTCTGCGCGACCACATTTCCGATGGTCCCTGCCCCTATGACCCAGACCTTTTTTCCTTTCACGCCGCTGACCCCGCGTTTTACCGCATGTACGCCCACCGCGAGCGGCTCTATGATGGTACCTTCGCCATATCCGGTATGGTCCGGTATTTTATAGACCAGCTC
It encodes the following:
- a CDS encoding zinc-dependent alcohol dehydrogenase, with product MRQVVLTAPKQFEVREVPVPEITETQVLIRVRAVGICGSDIHAYYGEHPFITCPVVLGHEATGEVVKTGKKVENIQPGDRVIYRPQKICGECSLCREGRYNVCKKLEVWGCQDTGASSEYYAVEKELVYKIPDHTGYGEGTIIEPLAVGVHAVKRGVSGVKGKKVWVIGAGTIGNVVAQSAKGLGAAAVMVTDVSDYKLEMAKKCGLDYPVNIKNEDAAQVMREKFGEDGADVVYECSANEKALNQALDIVRKGINIVIVGVYGNRAAVNLANVQDREYSLVGTLMYTEEDYLEAIGLVRGGKVDLKALISKEFPLEQTAEAYQYIEEHKDDVQKVILNVTAQ